In Levilactobacillus brevis, the genomic window GAAGGGAAGTTGGATGCTCAGTTTCGCATGAAAAATTCGGCACTGCTTAGTCTGACAGGATTATCCGAGCCCGGCCTCGATAAGGCAAGAAATTCACTGGTACAACTTGGACTGATCAAGTACATCAAAGGTAAGAAAAACGTCAAGCCGCCTGAGTATCGGGTGGTCAAACTTTACGGTAGGTCAACTGGTTACCCAACCAGTAACCCAACTACAAATGAAAAAAGTAGGCCAACTGGTTTAGACGAAGTAGGCCAACCAGTTGGGCAAGGTGGAGGTCAACCGGTAGGACATAAAGAACTTACTAGTACTGACCTTGACTTGACTGGTACTGACCATGATGAAGATGACGCGGGTGTCACCCGAGGGGATGTTATCGACAAATGGACCAGTCTCTGGGGGTTCCCTAACGCGATTGCCATGCCAGAGGTCAACGAATGGCTTGATGCCTTGCCTGCCGATGTGGTGGACTTCGCAATCACCATCGCCGGTGAGCACCAGGTCAAGGCCACTGGATCACTCAAGTACATGCGGGCGGTGATTGAAGGGTGGCAGAAACGGGATATCTCCACACTTGATCAGGCTAAGAAGGCAGCAAAGGAACACGACCAACGCGTGAAAAGCGAACGTGGTGCTAAGCCTGCTAGAGCTAAAGAAACCTTGCCAGACTGGGCGCAATCGGGAGCCACTCCAACGGCTCCCCAAACTAAGCTAACGCCTGAACAACAAGCGGAAATTAGCGCGCGAATTGCGCGACTACAGCAGAATGGAAAAACAGAACAGGAGGCTACAACATGAACGACTTAGTAATTATGAAAAATCGACAGGCAGTTACTACGAGCCTGCAAGTAGCAGAGACTTTTGGCAAAAATCACCGCGATGTTTTGCGGGCTATTGATGACATGAAAGATGTGCGCAATTTTGCGCAGATGTACGTTGAGAGTGATATTCCGGACTCCTACGGGCGCTCACGGCGGGCCTACTACATGAACCGCGATGGATTTACGCTGCTGGCAATGGGCTTTACAGGAAAACGTGCGACTAACTTTAAGTTGGACTACATTGAAGCCTTTAACGCAATGGAAAAGCAGGTTCAGTTACCGATGACACCTGAGGAACGGCTTCAATTAGCCATGGAAAATAGCAATCGGGCGAATCATCGTCTGACTGACGTTGAAGAACGGGTGGACGACTTGGAGAGCAATGCCAAACTTGATCCGTCCGAGTACGCCCATATCGGTAAACGCGTGAACAAGGCAGTTAGCGAGTACGTGAAGGTTCATCGTCTGCAGCTGACACGTAAACAACGAAGTGAGCTATACAAAGACATTAGCAATGGCCTTAATCAAGTAACTGGCGTCCGCACACGTACTCAGATTCGTGAAAAGGACTTCGACAAGGCCGAGAAGTTCATTGATGATTGGCGACCAAGCACTGCTACCAAAATGTTGATTCAGCAGACAGAATTACCATTGGCAGGTGTCGCCGGTGATTGAGTTAGTTGTATATGGCGAGCCAGTTCCAGCAGCGCGGCCACGTTTTAATCGTAGCGGACATGCGTATGATCCATTAAAAAGTCGGACGTATAAGCAGTATGTGTCATTAGAAGCTAGTAAACAGTATCACGGTGATCTAATTGGACGGAAGCCATTAGTGGTCCATATAGCCATTTATCGACCAATACAAACCAGCGTTAGCCAAATCGAACATGCTAGAAGGGCACAAGGACTTCACCGACCAATAGTTAAGCCTGACACGTCCAATTACGTCAAACTCATTGAAGACGCGCTCACAGGCGTTATCTGGGAGGATGACAACTGTATTGTTGATCTATCGGCTAGTAAGTATTATTCAGACGATCCAAGAATTGAAGTGACAATCACGGAGGCAAAAAAATGGCTAGATTAGTTACGGGTGCCGGTCGTCAATCTGACCGTGATTATACCCAACGCAAGAAACACCACTCCCGTAAGGTGGAGAAGCGGTTAAGTAATCAAGCTAAGCAACGTTCAGTGGCTCGCTATGACCAGCGAACGTGGCCCAATATGTCGTACAGCGCTAAAGACTTACGAGAGCGGAACAATGAGACTGGGCGCAGGGTTAAATGGACGCCCCAAGGTTTGGTTGTGCTAGAAGAACAACAGTCAGAAAAGTCGTGATTATATTCATGTTATTAAGACTATCAAACGACCATGGTTGTGTAGAGTGTCGGCTAGGATATGCTCGGAAGCATTACTTGGGTCACATATCAACATGGAAAATTGAGGACGCATTACAGCAGCAGAAAAAGCCAGTCATCAACGGCTGGCGAGTGGAGGTAATCAAGTAATGGCAAAACAGCGAAAACGTTCTAAGCGTCGAGCAGTGAAGCAAAAGAAGCGCCGTATGGCGCAACACGCACGGGAACATCAGCCGGTGCTAGTGGCTGCACCAGAGACGCGTGTGAAGCCAGTGGTACGTAAGTACAAAGTGACTAGCACCAATGGACTATATAACGTGTGACAAGGATTGGGTGCGCTGCATGCGAGATAAGCTACGGGAGGCAGATAATGAATAATGCTTTGTTGTCATCAGAAAAGAATTATTGGGAAACACCACAGGCTTTTTTCGATAAGCTTAATCGTCAATACC contains:
- a CDS encoding Rha family transcriptional regulator; protein product: MNDLVIMKNRQAVTTSLQVAETFGKNHRDVLRAIDDMKDVRNFAQMYVESDIPDSYGRSRRAYYMNRDGFTLLAMGFTGKRATNFKLDYIEAFNAMEKQVQLPMTPEERLQLAMENSNRANHRLTDVEERVDDLESNAKLDPSEYAHIGKRVNKAVSEYVKVHRLQLTRKQRSELYKDISNGLNQVTGVRTRTQIREKDFDKAEKFIDDWRPSTATKMLIQQTELPLAGVAGD
- a CDS encoding RusA family crossover junction endodeoxyribonuclease, which codes for MIELVVYGEPVPAARPRFNRSGHAYDPLKSRTYKQYVSLEASKQYHGDLIGRKPLVVHIAIYRPIQTSVSQIEHARRAQGLHRPIVKPDTSNYVKLIEDALTGVIWEDDNCIVDLSASKYYSDDPRIEVTITEAKKWLD
- a CDS encoding DnaD domain protein → MDYFKQRRAYRNFKMYEASVSNGQNNLYRELLDYANDEGKLDAQFRMKNSALLSLTGLSEPGLDKARNSLVQLGLIKYIKGKKNVKPPEYRVVKLYGRSTGYPTSNPTTNEKSRPTGLDEVGQPVGQGGGQPVGHKELTSTDLDLTGTDHDEDDAGVTRGDVIDKWTSLWGFPNAIAMPEVNEWLDALPADVVDFAITIAGEHQVKATGSLKYMRAVIEGWQKRDISTLDQAKKAAKEHDQRVKSERGAKPARAKETLPDWAQSGATPTAPQTKLTPEQQAEISARIARLQQNGKTEQEATT